The DNA region GTGCTCTTCGCGTTCTTCGTCTTCCCCGTGTACTGGATGTTCAACACGGCGTTCAAACCGGACCGGGACGTCCTCAGCGACACCCCGGTCTGGTTCCCGTCACGTCCCACGCTCGACCACTTCGCCACCGCGGTCCAGGCCGACAACTTCCTCACGCTGGTGCGCAATTCGGTCACCGTGACGCTGCTCGCCGTCGGATTCGCGCTGCTCGTCGCGCTCTTCGCCGCGTTCGCTCTCGCGCGCATGCGCTTCGCGGGACGCAGAAGCATCGTGCTGATCTTCATGATCGCGCAGATGGCGCCCTGGGAGGTCATGGTCATCGCCGTCTATATGACCGTGCGCGACGCGGAGATGCTCGACAGCCTCGTACCGCTCACGCTCTTCTACACCGCGATGGTGCTGCCGCTGACGGTGCTGACGCTGCGCGGCTACGTCGCCGCCGTACCGAAGGAACTGGAGGAGTCGGCGATGGTGGACGGCTGCGGACGCGCACAGGCGTTCCGCAGGGTGATCTTCCCGCTGCTCGCCCCCGGGCTCATGGCCACCTCGCTCTTCGGATTCATCACCGCCTGGAACGAGTTCCCGATGGTGCTCATCCTCAACAAGGACGCGGGAGCCCAGACCCTTCCGCTGTGGCTGTCGGGATTCCAGACGGCGTTCGGGGACGACTGGGGCGCCACCATGGCCGCCGCGTCCCTGTTCGCGCTGCCCGTACTGCTGCTCTTCCTCTACTTGCAGCGGAAGGCCGTCAGCGGGCTCACGGCCGGTGCCGTGAAGGGATAGGCCGTACCTACCCGGAACCGGTCCCGGACCCCGGCCCCGGCCCACGGCGCAGGGCCGTACGGCGTCAACTCCCGGGCACACGACGAGCGGAGGGCGATCCGCAAGGCAGACGAACCGCGGGCAAGCCGATCAGGCATACCCCACAAGCCTCGCAAGCCTCGCAAGCAACGAGTCACAAGCACCAGCCTCAAGCACGCGCGCCACACGAGCCTCAGCACGAGCCACGACCGATCTACCGGCAAAGGGCCTCCAGCGAAGGGACAATGCGCCACATGACCACGCTCGCCACCGGCACCGAGAGCCTCACCCGCGACGCCCTCACCGTGCTCCAGCCCGGCTTCACCGGCACCAGCGCCCCCGACTGGCTGCTGCGGCAGCTCGCCGAAGGGCTCACCTCCGTGGGCCTGTTCGGGCGGAACATCGAATCGCCGGAGCAGCTCGCCGCGCTCACCGCCCAACTCCGCGAGGTACGGCCCGAGGTGCTGGTCGCGATCGACGAGGAGGGCGGCGACGTGACTCGCCTGGAGGCCCGCACCGGCTCGTCCTTCCCAGGGAACCTCGCCCTCGGTCACGTCGACGACACCGGTCTCACGCGTGCGGTGGCCGGTGAACTCGGCCGCAGGCTGGCCGCGTGCGGCGTCAACCTCAACTGGGCCCCGTCCGCCGACGTCAACTCCAACCCCGACAACCCCGTCATCGGAGTCCGCTCCTTCGGCGACGACCCGCGGCTCGTGGCCCGGCACACCGTGGCGTACGTGGAGGGACTACAGGCGGCGGGCGTCGCGGCCTGCGTGAAGCACTTCCCCGGGCACGGCGACACCGCGGTCGACTCCCACCACGCCCTGCCCCGCATCGACGCGGACATGGACACGCTGCGCGAGCGTGAACTCGTCCCGTTCCAGGCGGCGATCGACGCCGGTACCAAGGGCGTGATGAGCGCGCACATCCTGCTGCCCGCCCTGGACGAGGCACTGCCCGGCACGCTCAGCCCGGCGGCCCTCATGGGTCTGCTACGCGCGTCACGTGAGGACGGCGGCCTCGGCCACACCGGTCTGATCGTCACCGACGGCATGGAGATGCAGGCCATCTCCGGCACCTACGGCCTGGAGCGCGGCAGCGTGCTCGCCGTCGCGGCCGGGGCCGACGCCCTGTGTGTCGGCGGGGGACTGTCCGACGAGGAGACGGTCCTGCGGCTGCGCGACGCACTCGTAAAGGCAGTGCGGGACGGCGAGTTGACGGAGCAGCGCCTCGCGGACGCCGCGGCACGCGTACGGGCGCTCGCGCGCTGGACGAGGAACGCGCGCACGGCGGCGGAGGCCCCCGCACCCCCGGCTGCACACCGCGCCTCCGGCAGCGCCCCCGACGTGGGCCTCGAAGCCGCCCGCCGTGCCCTGACCGTCACCGTCCCGCAGGCGGACCCCGGCAAGGAGACGTCCGGCGGCGAGACGCCCGGCCACGGATCATCCGGCGGCGGCGCCCGTCGAGCCCGGCAGCCGCTCACCGAGCCCCCGTTCGTCGCCTCGTTCACCCCGGCCGCGAACATCGCCGT from Streptomyces marispadix includes:
- a CDS encoding carbohydrate ABC transporter permease, translated to MRVWAGLWPNATALVLFAFFVFPVYWMFNTAFKPDRDVLSDTPVWFPSRPTLDHFATAVQADNFLTLVRNSVTVTLLAVGFALLVALFAAFALARMRFAGRRSIVLIFMIAQMAPWEVMVIAVYMTVRDAEMLDSLVPLTLFYTAMVLPLTVLTLRGYVAAVPKELEESAMVDGCGRAQAFRRVIFPLLAPGLMATSLFGFITAWNEFPMVLILNKDAGAQTLPLWLSGFQTAFGDDWGATMAAASLFALPVLLLFLYLQRKAVSGLTAGAVKG
- a CDS encoding glycoside hydrolase family 3 N-terminal domain-containing protein yields the protein MTTLATGTESLTRDALTVLQPGFTGTSAPDWLLRQLAEGLTSVGLFGRNIESPEQLAALTAQLREVRPEVLVAIDEEGGDVTRLEARTGSSFPGNLALGHVDDTGLTRAVAGELGRRLAACGVNLNWAPSADVNSNPDNPVIGVRSFGDDPRLVARHTVAYVEGLQAAGVAACVKHFPGHGDTAVDSHHALPRIDADMDTLRERELVPFQAAIDAGTKGVMSAHILLPALDEALPGTLSPAALMGLLRASREDGGLGHTGLIVTDGMEMQAISGTYGLERGSVLAVAAGADALCVGGGLSDEETVLRLRDALVKAVRDGELTEQRLADAAARVRALARWTRNARTAAEAPAPPAAHRASGSAPDVGLEAARRALTVTVPQADPGKETSGGETPGHGSSGGGARRARQPLTEPPFVASFTPAANIAVGGETPWGVAAELARLLPGTAAGTYGPDGGEGESSTGSTGTTGGTAATGGESALVASVLADAADRRIVAVVRDVHRHPWMADALEALLAARPETVVVEMGVPQAPPSGALHIATHGAARVCGRAAAEVIAGEAAGG